One Montipora foliosa isolate CH-2021 unplaced genomic scaffold, ASM3666993v2 scaffold_442, whole genome shotgun sequence DNA window includes the following coding sequences:
- the LOC137989160 gene encoding ATP-dependent DNA helicase RecQ-like — protein sequence MSATTEECWQKAFKAVREQFEIDNLLPEQENVLREFLGGQNIFVNLPTVYSKSLIFQCLPIAADALFEKPCGSSVLVVISPLRSLMEDQIRRVNNMGVRAIAITDEEDVEVIQQVMNGNYVLVYGSPECLLSTESWRNRPNMKYCAQYLDKNEPLEASFSNLIEELKTMRGNTPRTLIYCQTRKQCSVLFRMFEVFLGHGIFQGTIKPQNRIVEMYHAGTSSRVKDHIVDNMASDEGHLRVLISTIAFGMGVNCKKVRRVIHFGPSKSMEMYVQESGRAGRDGLPSTCVLLHNGLLSAHCDKDMKHYVSTSECRRKVLINHFGFEHDSVNHAQSGVHQHTCCDIYAELCNCGSGNCPDLWTPHKDTDNIPELADGESVSDTTRQRRVVSSAARKMLQNKLLEYHKGLSNQVDVDSMVTCPNVLLEFNSFHINQIVRNCHSIFSLRDVSEVVEIWRQKYAVAILNILSDIFGDIDTTTELPAVEDEAIHEHDSILSESGQLRDDSSLNLMLNTRDLENCGSFSEVLDDQDDSHNLELHSENSQCLN from the exons ATGTCAGCAACTACAGAAGAATGTTGGCAAAAAGCGTTCAAAGCCGTGAGAGAGCAGTTTGAAATCGATAATCTTCTACCTGAACAGGAAAACGTGCTTCGCGAATTTCTTGGAggtcaaaatatttttgtaaatttgccAACAGTCTACagcaaatctttgattttccAGTGCCTTCCGATCGCTGCGGATGCTCTGTTCGAAAAGCCTTGTGGTTCCAGTGTTCTCGTCGTCATATCACCGTTGCGATCGCTGATGGAAGACCAGATTCGGCGTGTAAACAACATGGGAGTGCGAGCGATCGCGATTACTGACGAAGAGGACGTCGAAGTAATCCAGCAGGTGATGAACGGCAATTATGTGCTTGTTTATGGCTCTCCAGAGTGCTTGCTCTCGACTGAATCTTGGAGAA ACCGTCCAAACATGAAGTACTGTGCACAGTATCTTGACAAAAATGAACCACTTGAGGCTTCATTTTCAAATCTAATTGAAGAATTGAAAACTATGCGTGGAAATACTCCAAGAACTTTGATTTACTGTCAGACAAGGAAACAGTGTTCTGTTTTATTTCGCATGTTTGAAGTTTTCCTTGGACATGGCATCTTTCAAGGAACCATCAAACCACAAAATAGGATTGTTGAGATGTACCATGCTGGTACCTCATCACGAGTAAAAGACCACATTGTTGACAATATGGCCAGCGATGAGGGACACCTTCGAGTACTCATTTCAACAATTGCATTTGGAATGGGAGTCAATTGTAAAAAGGTTAGACGAGTAATACATTTTGGTCCCTCCAAATCAATGGAGATGTATGTTCAGGAGAGTGGACGTGCTGGGAGAGATGGGCTGCCAAGCACTTGTGTGCTTTTACACAATGGTTTGCTGTCTGCACACTGTGATAAAGACATGAAACATTATGTAAGTACCAGTGAATGTCGTCGAAAGGTACTGATTAACCATTTTGGGTTTGAACATGATAGTGTTAACCATGCCCAGTCTGGTGTTCATCAACACACATGTTGTGACATCTATGCTGAATTGTGCAATTGTGGAAGTGGCAACTGTCCTGATTTATGGACCCCCCACAAAGACACAGACAACATTCCAGAACTAGCAGATGGTGAGTCTGTCAGTGATACAACCAGACAGAGAAGAGTGGTTTCTTCTGCAGCAAGgaaaatgttgcaaaataagCTCCTAGAATACCACAAAGGATTGTCTAATCAGGTTGATGTCGACTCAATGGTCACATGCCCAAATGTTTTGCTTGAGTTTAACTCCTTTCACATCAATCAAATTGTACGAAATTGCCACTCGATTTTCAGCTTAAGGGACGTGTCTGAGGTTGTTGAAATTTGGAGACAGAAATATGCTGTTGCCATTCTTAATATACTTAGTGACATTTTTGGAGACATTGACACAACTACAGAACTTCCAGCTGTAGAAGATGAAGCTATTCATGAACATGATTCCATCCTGTCTGAATCGGGACAATTGCGGGATGATTCATCGCTGAATCTTATGCTTAATACCCGTGATTTGGAGAACTGTGGTTCTTTCTCTGAAGTATTAGATGACCAAGATGATTCACATAATTTGGAATTGCATTCTGAGAATTCTCAATGTTTAAACTAG